Proteins found in one Elusimicrobium sp. genomic segment:
- a CDS encoding ATP-binding protein translates to MFFDKPIHDLTYQDVVNFCKRQLPEGKQLDYKYLLPKNHEKFAKTIASFANALGGTIIIGVQDDKNDKPCPPFVGIAYHEKMRNSIEDIIQTHIDPVVFVDINICVNSRGDRMFVVVNIPQSNLTPHLVGKLKRAYIRTGQSSRPEAIVHPERLPWLLDHRQKSERLRHILCDKAESHFDNYLKTNTASAEGESICSLSIVPLYPEEPLTDYKRLPELIKYASTRAPYGIMADPEFPLIPVQDGATVISNKRGIYKMTEFNSYGLVMNKQIVSTEEMVNGHAARTVRMEKLAENLALFLVTSRKFLSRLCFGGPLQFRLKMNNLRALRALLGKRQATVLEDYLRFDRAVSLAELDSKLPDILENLLHETAWSLGIQITASEIKNLRDTVLKDIQ, encoded by the coding sequence ATGTTTTTCGATAAACCGATTCACGACCTGACCTACCAAGATGTAGTAAACTTCTGCAAACGGCAACTTCCCGAAGGGAAACAGTTGGACTATAAGTACTTATTGCCCAAAAATCACGAAAAATTTGCCAAAACCATCGCTTCTTTTGCCAATGCTTTGGGCGGAACAATTATCATCGGGGTTCAAGATGATAAAAACGATAAGCCCTGCCCGCCGTTTGTTGGAATTGCCTACCACGAAAAAATGCGTAACAGTATTGAAGACATTATCCAAACCCATATTGACCCCGTAGTGTTTGTGGATATTAACATTTGCGTAAATTCCCGCGGAGACAGAATGTTTGTGGTGGTCAATATCCCCCAAAGCAACCTCACCCCCCACTTGGTAGGCAAATTGAAACGAGCCTACATACGCACCGGGCAAAGCAGCCGCCCCGAAGCCATCGTTCACCCCGAAAGACTCCCCTGGCTGTTAGACCACCGCCAAAAATCGGAACGGTTGCGTCATATCCTTTGCGACAAAGCCGAAAGCCATTTTGATAATTACTTGAAAACCAATACGGCTTCGGCAGAAGGGGAATCAATCTGTTCCTTATCCATTGTCCCTCTATACCCCGAGGAACCGCTAACCGATTATAAGCGCCTGCCGGAACTGATTAAGTATGCTTCCACGCGTGCGCCTTACGGAATCATGGCAGACCCGGAATTCCCCCTTATCCCGGTGCAGGACGGAGCCACCGTTATCTCCAACAAACGGGGCATATATAAAATGACGGAGTTTAACTCTTACGGGTTGGTCATGAACAAACAAATCGTTTCCACGGAAGAAATGGTAAACGGGCATGCGGCACGCACCGTACGCATGGAAAAACTGGCCGAAAATTTGGCACTTTTCTTGGTGACCTCACGGAAATTTCTATCCCGCCTGTGCTTTGGCGGGCCGCTGCAGTTCCGTTTGAAAATGAACAATCTGCGTGCCCTGCGGGCGCTATTGGGCAAACGCCAAGCCACCGTATTGGAAGACTATTTGCGTTTTGACAGGGCGGTTTCACTCGCGGAATTGGACAGTAAACTCCCCGATATTTTGGAAAACCTCTTGCACGAGACGGCCTGGTCGCTTGGGATTCAAATCACGGCTAGCGAAATAAAAAATCTGCGCGACACCGTGCTAAAGGATATACAATGA
- a CDS encoding CBS domain-containing protein translates to MNSPMHALAGVITEKFVASAPEAAAKALESLATHEILLLISPLKAAVVVAALNPMNPAKAAAVLRRLPLKQASYVLARLEVPQAARLMKEFSTPYRERICAVLEPSFVQVLRDASAYAADSAGALMQTDFVAVRTEVKLSQLIERLKNLPRKKLPSLCLVTDKDGVLKGVIRSAEIAFYSASSVAGSVMSKTEVLRPEEKAETLRQIFSRAEAECLPVVTAQGVAVGILNKSSLPSVSEVKKSFWKKLTD, encoded by the coding sequence ATGAACTCTCCCATGCATGCCCTTGCCGGCGTAATAACGGAAAAATTCGTGGCTTCCGCTCCCGAAGCCGCGGCTAAAGCCTTGGAAAGTTTGGCTACGCACGAAATTTTACTTTTAATTTCTCCGCTTAAAGCCGCCGTGGTGGTGGCCGCCTTGAACCCAATGAATCCCGCCAAAGCAGCGGCTGTGTTACGGCGCCTTCCCCTCAAGCAAGCCTCCTATGTGCTTGCCCGGTTGGAAGTTCCCCAAGCCGCTCGCCTGATGAAAGAGTTTTCCACTCCGTACCGGGAACGCATTTGCGCCGTGTTGGAGCCTTCCTTTGTGCAGGTTTTGCGCGATGCTTCCGCTTATGCGGCAGACAGCGCCGGTGCGCTGATGCAGACGGATTTTGTGGCCGTCCGGACGGAGGTAAAACTTTCGCAACTGATTGAACGCCTTAAAAATCTTCCGCGCAAAAAACTGCCCTCCTTGTGTTTGGTAACCGATAAGGACGGCGTCCTGAAAGGGGTTATCCGTTCGGCAGAGATTGCTTTTTATTCCGCTTCGTCCGTGGCCGGTTCCGTGATGAGCAAAACCGAAGTGTTACGCCCCGAAGAAAAGGCCGAAACGCTCCGCCAAATTTTTTCCCGTGCCGAGGCCGAGTGTTTGCCCGTGGTAACGGCGCAGGGGGTTGCGGTCGGCATATTGAATAAATCTTCCTTGCCGTCCGTCAGTGAAGTTAAAAAATCTTTTTGGAAAAAGTTGACCGATTAG